One window of Candidatus Nitrospira kreftii genomic DNA carries:
- a CDS encoding ABC transporter permease: protein MNSVDLVFPSHGQEESGSKEITIDELAASTKLQSWENAQLPRTWRFSSRLPVVLVLLFLLIITFVPWTQTVTVTGQMSAYTPYERPQDVEAQITGRIKKWHALEGDQVKEGDLILELEDNDPNFLSPDLLTFLDQRKQALGKTKSAALARVEQLDRRISEMRNLVKAAIPSAEARVVEAGNRVREAHQKVEAAKIAAITAALNLDRHKQLLKRGLVSQRELEMAIQSDTASQADLEGAQENLQAAEQAMKSLGFGRDQVGAEMLQRLLDAEAARDASVAEAAKVADQFADVSLRRSNAEQRRLASKILAPIDGTVVKMAKVGVGETVRQGDTLARLSPTSTDKAIEMTADGLDAPLLNVGRKVKILFYGIPAIPLPAWPELMAGTYSGLIKVIDQVDDGKGNYRFWVVPASDDRAWPEQSHVRQGTKAMGWVILNRVPLWYELWRRFNLFPPDYEERSHSIIDTLLPKAGRGSK from the coding sequence ATGAATAGCGTGGATCTTGTCTTCCCTTCTCACGGTCAGGAGGAGTCTGGCTCGAAGGAAATCACGATCGATGAGCTCGCCGCTTCCACCAAACTCCAATCCTGGGAGAATGCTCAGCTTCCACGGACATGGAGATTTTCTTCTCGTTTACCGGTTGTCCTGGTACTTCTCTTCTTGCTCATCATCACGTTCGTCCCCTGGACCCAGACAGTCACCGTGACAGGCCAGATGTCGGCCTACACGCCGTACGAACGACCGCAGGACGTCGAGGCTCAGATCACCGGCCGCATCAAGAAATGGCATGCGTTAGAAGGTGACCAGGTGAAGGAAGGAGATCTCATTCTTGAACTGGAGGATAACGATCCCAATTTCCTATCACCCGACTTACTTACTTTTTTAGATCAACGGAAGCAAGCACTGGGGAAGACCAAAAGTGCGGCATTGGCCAGAGTCGAACAGCTGGACAGGCGGATCTCGGAAATGCGGAATCTGGTGAAAGCTGCCATCCCGTCGGCGGAGGCCCGCGTGGTCGAGGCCGGGAACAGGGTGCGCGAAGCGCACCAGAAGGTCGAGGCAGCGAAAATTGCCGCCATTACAGCAGCTCTTAATCTCGATCGCCACAAACAACTCCTCAAAAGAGGCTTAGTTTCGCAACGAGAGCTGGAGATGGCAATCCAATCAGATACCGCAAGCCAGGCCGATCTCGAGGGAGCGCAGGAAAATCTCCAAGCAGCCGAACAGGCCATGAAGTCCCTCGGCTTCGGACGCGATCAAGTCGGCGCGGAGATGTTGCAACGCCTTCTCGATGCGGAGGCCGCTCGTGATGCATCGGTAGCCGAAGCGGCCAAAGTCGCCGATCAATTCGCCGATGTCTCGCTGCGACGGTCAAACGCCGAGCAACGCCGGCTCGCCAGCAAAATTTTAGCTCCGATTGACGGCACGGTCGTCAAGATGGCGAAAGTCGGGGTCGGCGAAACTGTGCGACAGGGCGACACATTGGCACGCCTTTCCCCAACCAGCACGGACAAGGCGATTGAGATGACAGCAGACGGATTGGACGCTCCTCTGCTGAACGTTGGGCGGAAAGTAAAAATCCTCTTCTATGGCATCCCGGCTATTCCTTTGCCAGCATGGCCTGAATTGATGGCCGGGACCTATTCCGGCCTAATCAAGGTGATCGATCAGGTCGATGATGGAAAAGGAAACTATCGGTTCTGGGTCGTTCCAGCCTCCGACGATCGTGCCTGGCCGGAGCAATCGCACGTCCGCCAAGGCACCAAAGCGATGGGGTGGGTCATTCTCAACCGGGTACCGCTCTGGTACGAACTGTGGCGTCGGTTCAATCTGTTCCCGCCTGACTACGAGGAACGCTCACATTCGATCATCGATACGCTTCTGCCAAAGGCGGGGCGGGGCTCGAAATAA
- a CDS encoding LysR family transcriptional regulator: MEWLNYHHLLYFWSVAKHGTVARACKELHLAQPTISAQIRVLEDRLGEKLFVRTGRQLMLTEMGRVAFRYAEDIFSIGNDLLSTMKGRGSGRPVRLAVGIVDAVPKLLAARLLESAFRHSPSTRLICWEDKLDQLLADLAIHGLDLVIADTPAPPTIKVQAYNRLMGESGVSLFAVPKMAMRYRRNFPRSLDGAPMLLPTSNAMVRRLLDDWLTRHHLVPTIVGEFEDSATLKAFGQEGHGLFPGSTVMEKEICRQYRVQVAGRLNSVKQKFYAITVERRLKHPSVMALFDAARRDVLA; this comes from the coding sequence ATGGAATGGTTGAATTATCACCACCTCCTCTATTTTTGGTCGGTTGCGAAGCACGGAACCGTGGCAAGGGCTTGCAAGGAGCTTCATCTCGCTCAACCCACGATCAGTGCACAGATTCGGGTCTTGGAAGATCGATTGGGGGAAAAGCTGTTCGTCCGAACCGGACGTCAGCTCATGTTGACGGAAATGGGCCGGGTCGCCTTCCGGTACGCCGAAGATATCTTCTCGATTGGAAATGATCTGTTAAGTACGATGAAAGGTCGGGGGAGTGGGCGTCCGGTTCGCCTAGCCGTCGGCATTGTCGACGCGGTACCGAAGCTGCTGGCCGCTAGGCTTTTGGAATCCGCCTTCAGACACTCCCCCTCGACACGCCTGATCTGTTGGGAAGACAAACTGGACCAACTCCTGGCAGACTTGGCGATCCATGGTCTAGATCTAGTCATCGCGGACACACCAGCGCCTCCGACGATCAAGGTGCAAGCCTATAACCGCCTGATGGGGGAATCAGGAGTGTCATTGTTCGCTGTGCCCAAGATGGCCATGCGATACCGGCGCAACTTTCCTCGATCCCTGGATGGCGCACCCATGTTATTACCTACCTCCAACGCGATGGTTCGCAGGCTACTAGACGATTGGCTGACCCGTCACCACCTGGTCCCGACCATCGTCGGAGAGTTCGAAGATAGTGCCACCCTAAAAGCCTTCGGCCAGGAAGGCCATGGGTTGTTCCCAGGATCGACCGTGATGGAAAAGGAAATCTGCCGCCAGTATCGAGTGCAGGTGGCAGGACGTCTCAATTCGGTCAAGCAAAAATTCTATGCCATCACAGTTGAGCGACGGCTCAAACATCCGTCCGTGATGGCCCTCTTTGATGCAGCCCGTCGCGATGTTCTGGCATAA
- a CDS encoding hypothetical protein (conserved protein of unknown function): MGRVLPAFNLIIFVLLIIQPWGGKAAAQSPEALVWTSGGPIGQQFFGPAGLHASTEMSHVTFSSNVIFPSMPTSRLRDLAPESGRPRIEQLLATTTLFNGKLATEAEVAHSQTGATWMTPSMMGNARTDASARMFRLGLTGSEGSLRYGLTLRHAGQGFLLIPDRASREVWGEWKTGWVTFRKAVGQTWNNVEGESTRSRLEQTYGRVGLLLNMPSWPELSVTYARNSVNSLLDPIGVAPQRSSNHTIEGAVFIHRTNWDLRLASSYVSSSDLLRGDAESNVRAQTLSAVLRPITTLVITPAFTYRQEFRSWSGVRIEHPVASLAVSYEQTPRLLFSTMGNYGSSRSSDGFIHHETFRWRGIMDWAMYTSSEWITKIAFEGGYNRSSSRALGANDSEDISGLVRFGIVGR; the protein is encoded by the coding sequence ATGGGACGTGTATTACCCGCATTCAATCTCATCATATTTGTCCTCCTCATTATTCAGCCTTGGGGCGGGAAGGCCGCTGCTCAGTCCCCGGAAGCGCTGGTCTGGACATCGGGGGGGCCTATCGGTCAGCAGTTCTTCGGCCCAGCAGGTCTTCACGCTTCGACTGAGATGTCTCACGTGACATTCTCCTCGAACGTGATTTTTCCTTCAATGCCCACGTCACGCCTCCGAGATCTCGCTCCAGAAAGTGGGCGTCCTCGAATTGAACAGTTGCTGGCGACAACGACGCTGTTCAATGGAAAGTTGGCGACCGAAGCAGAGGTTGCACACAGTCAAACGGGGGCGACCTGGATGACTCCATCGATGATGGGAAATGCTCGGACTGATGCGTCGGCTCGGATGTTTCGACTCGGCCTGACTGGTTCGGAGGGAAGCCTACGGTATGGGTTGACTCTTCGCCATGCTGGACAGGGCTTCCTGCTGATTCCTGATCGAGCCAGTCGAGAGGTGTGGGGCGAGTGGAAGACGGGATGGGTCACGTTCCGGAAGGCCGTCGGTCAAACCTGGAATAATGTCGAGGGAGAATCGACACGGTCGCGGTTAGAACAGACCTATGGGCGAGTGGGATTGCTTCTCAACATGCCCTCATGGCCGGAACTGAGCGTGACCTATGCAAGAAATTCTGTGAACAGCCTGTTAGACCCAATTGGAGTCGCTCCGCAGCGTTCTTCTAATCATACGATCGAAGGTGCTGTGTTTATTCACCGGACGAACTGGGACCTCAGGTTGGCATCCAGCTATGTCTCGTCCAGCGATCTTCTGCGTGGGGATGCGGAGAGTAACGTCAGAGCCCAGACTCTTTCGGCCGTTCTCCGTCCGATCACCACGCTGGTGATTACACCGGCGTTCACCTATCGCCAGGAGTTTCGATCCTGGTCGGGTGTGCGGATCGAACACCCTGTCGCATCACTTGCCGTGAGTTATGAACAGACTCCTCGGCTACTGTTCAGCACGATGGGCAATTATGGGAGCTCTCGTTCATCCGATGGTTTCATTCACCATGAAACTTTCCGGTGGAGAGGAATCATGGACTGGGCCATGTACACCTCCTCCGAGTGGATTACCAAGATTGCCTTTGAGGGCGGCTACAATCGATCGAGTAGTCGAGCCTTGGGGGCCAACGATTCCGAGGATATTTCGGGCCTGGTCCGATTCGGAATTGTAGGTCGGTAA
- a CDS encoding hypothetical protein (conserved exported protein of unknown function), protein MNVPALAFLSTVTVLFGNTPGIAAVFQTTGNTPSGAQVALHAYPVRDDSSSLKKTMSPIQNAKGGKQKPPTPKEQEPNALREQGHSQGQASQELSALRSSLQEAKQQIDELERQLAISNLEHAKRRIGELEQRLGAKDQEIATLRSTLDEDSKLKSDLAAQTEQVTLANNRVAELEQQLAGKEQELTKIKDNLQHVTQKIVELTPQLTARTEELARAQQSLADLQRKLAKQDDTARALEANSVDTSPSADLPPDPNLSVTNLLPHKPTRTESPEPSKSDLIKVGETLSNTLEDQIKKGSVALEQRENTLTLTLASGGLFASGEATMTQEGTSLLEQIGTIVQKFSYQSIEVAGHTDSIPVKNDPRRTFRDNGELSQARAEHASQALINSGVEVDRVKAVGYADTRPIATNETRAGRSKNRRVEIMISSSPPVGPSAQIKSQSGNPAGQPISLTSPRRP, encoded by the coding sequence ATGAATGTACCAGCTCTAGCCTTTCTATCGACCGTCACCGTGTTGTTTGGGAATACTCCTGGTATAGCTGCCGTCTTTCAAACGACAGGCAACACCCCGTCAGGCGCTCAGGTTGCTCTCCACGCCTATCCTGTGCGCGATGATTCGTCCTCTCTAAAGAAGACGATGTCCCCGATACAGAACGCGAAGGGGGGAAAGCAGAAGCCGCCCACCCCAAAAGAACAGGAGCCCAATGCCCTCCGTGAGCAAGGACATTCACAGGGCCAGGCATCCCAAGAATTGAGTGCGCTGAGAAGCAGTCTTCAAGAAGCCAAGCAGCAAATCGACGAGCTGGAGCGACAACTTGCCATCAGCAATCTCGAGCATGCCAAACGTCGAATAGGCGAACTTGAACAGCGGCTCGGTGCAAAAGATCAAGAAATAGCCACACTTCGATCCACCCTTGATGAAGACTCCAAACTCAAAAGTGACCTGGCAGCTCAAACGGAGCAGGTCACTCTGGCCAACAACCGGGTCGCCGAGTTAGAACAACAGTTGGCGGGGAAAGAACAAGAACTCACAAAGATCAAGGACAACCTTCAACACGTCACTCAAAAGATCGTGGAATTGACTCCACAGCTCACGGCTCGCACCGAAGAGCTGGCGCGTGCACAACAATCGCTCGCGGACCTCCAACGTAAATTGGCCAAGCAGGACGATACCGCTCGTGCGCTAGAAGCCAACTCTGTCGACACTAGCCCGTCTGCTGATCTACCTCCCGACCCCAATCTATCCGTGACGAACCTGCTCCCACACAAACCCACTCGCACGGAAAGCCCCGAACCTTCCAAGAGTGACCTCATCAAGGTCGGCGAAACGCTTTCCAACACACTTGAGGATCAAATCAAGAAAGGAAGTGTGGCGTTGGAGCAGCGGGAAAACACACTCACGCTCACGTTAGCCAGTGGAGGATTGTTTGCCTCGGGTGAAGCCACCATGACTCAGGAGGGTACCTCGTTACTCGAGCAGATCGGAACGATCGTGCAAAAATTCAGCTACCAGAGCATCGAGGTCGCCGGCCATACTGATAGTATACCGGTCAAAAACGACCCACGAAGAACCTTTCGCGATAATGGCGAGCTTTCGCAGGCGCGCGCCGAGCATGCCAGTCAGGCATTGATCAATAGTGGAGTCGAGGTCGATCGAGTCAAAGCCGTGGGATACGCCGATACCAGACCCATCGCAACCAATGAGACCCGTGCTGGCCGTAGCAAGAACCGTCGCGTGGAGATCATGATTTCCTCATCCCCGCCGGTGGGACCCTCGGCCCAGATAAAATCACAGAGTGGTAATCCAGCAGGCCAGCCAATTTCGCTGACCTCTCCTCGTCGGCCTTGA
- a CDS encoding hypothetical protein (conserved protein of unknown function), translated as MKNVEMSVEGTMLTIRVDLSKEFGPSSTGKTIIIASTEGNVAIPDRQEKIGLNVYRKK; from the coding sequence ATGAAAAATGTCGAGATGAGTGTCGAAGGAACGATGCTGACAATTCGCGTGGACTTGTCAAAGGAGTTCGGTCCATCCTCAACCGGTAAGACCATTATCATTGCGTCGACCGAGGGAAACGTGGCCATTCCGGATCGGCAGGAGAAAATCGGACTCAATGTCTACCGAAAAAAGTAG
- a CDS encoding hypothetical protein (conserved protein of unknown function), giving the protein MNASFVLSLIVTALLMGCALEQEISRTPRTAVEQVLLTQAVEQALVNLKVHLPEGVNVDVDATGLESDRSRLRMTNADRGAIDRPSRDIFYVRDIVAAELGRRGYRVSARDTDSPYLVRVMAESFGTIQGTIFVGMPPVQSVLIPFSLPELTLYKQQSQSGYARLHLDVYDNRTGEFLGSSPKLVGRAYYNQYTVLILITWNRTDVTAPPVAGR; this is encoded by the coding sequence ATGAACGCTTCATTTGTTCTTTCTTTGATCGTAACGGCATTGCTCATGGGGTGCGCACTCGAGCAGGAAATATCGCGTACGCCTCGGACGGCTGTGGAGCAAGTCCTGTTGACGCAGGCTGTTGAGCAAGCCCTCGTCAATCTCAAGGTTCATTTGCCGGAAGGCGTCAATGTGGACGTGGATGCGACTGGGCTTGAAAGTGACCGGTCTCGGCTTCGCATGACGAATGCGGATCGAGGCGCAATCGATCGTCCTTCGCGCGACATTTTTTACGTCCGGGATATCGTGGCCGCTGAGTTGGGGCGAAGAGGCTATCGTGTTTCCGCCCGTGATACGGATTCCCCCTACTTGGTTCGCGTGATGGCGGAATCGTTCGGAACGATACAAGGGACCATATTCGTCGGGATGCCGCCGGTTCAAAGCGTATTGATTCCCTTCTCGCTCCCCGAACTGACTCTCTACAAGCAACAAAGCCAGAGCGGGTATGCTCGGCTGCATTTGGATGTCTACGACAATCGGACCGGCGAGTTCCTCGGTTCGAGTCCCAAACTGGTCGGACGAGCGTATTACAATCAGTATACGGTGTTGATTTTGATAACCTGGAACCGCACCGATGTGACGGCCCCACCGGTTGCGGGACGATAG
- a CDS encoding hypothetical protein (conserved protein of unknown function): MPACRQRNWFTPGILAISGILLACATENIPSYPTVQLAPDRRALLVTFPNQSTLPPFTLQNLLAESTIAPGLFFRPQRFAQVLLSPNGRHLAFSTEDHHTLVGLLDLTTMAVQEIDIISEGEVVAFHWSDDSRTVAYDYLPAAGYRRVKAYDIQTGENLFVPRDEGKSTLHITFEAWGSQPRDVLLSILDIRTNNRQMNTVTLGSRK; this comes from the coding sequence GTGCCTGCTTGCCGTCAACGCAATTGGTTCACGCCGGGCATCCTGGCCATCAGTGGGATTCTACTGGCCTGCGCAACGGAGAACATACCGTCATACCCAACCGTACAACTTGCACCCGACCGACGGGCGCTTCTTGTCACATTTCCCAATCAGTCGACGCTCCCTCCATTTACACTTCAGAACCTACTAGCCGAATCGACGATCGCTCCTGGCCTTTTTTTCCGTCCGCAACGATTTGCCCAAGTTCTTCTTTCACCAAATGGGCGCCACCTCGCATTTTCCACGGAAGACCATCACACCCTCGTCGGCCTTCTGGATCTCACTACGATGGCGGTGCAAGAGATTGATATCATTTCAGAAGGAGAAGTGGTGGCATTCCACTGGTCTGACGATAGTCGAACAGTCGCTTACGATTACCTCCCAGCCGCCGGCTACCGGCGAGTCAAGGCCTACGATATCCAAACCGGAGAGAACTTGTTCGTACCACGCGACGAAGGGAAATCGACCCTCCACATCACGTTCGAGGCATGGGGCTCACAACCGCGAGACGTCCTGCTGAGCATACTCGACATTCGCACCAACAATCGCCAGATGAACACCGTCACCTTAGGGTCACGTAAATAG
- a CDS encoding N-acetylmuramyl-L-alanine amidase, negative regulator of AmpC, AmpD yields the protein MAIQWIGSPNKDKGREGYRPEAIVIHIMEGTLKGTDAWFKNEESGVSAHYGIGKHGEVHQYVGESDTAWHAGRMVAPTWRLLKPDVNPNWYTIGIEHEGRADTPWPDALYDASARLIDEICRRWSIPCDRDHIIGHREIRSDKTCPGFEVDLDQLIDMVKEIQQDSATFNFVKKPGLVKTRVDVNIRRQAATTTVPVVRTIKRGKKLPYQGWTSNGLTVNGNAHWYKDSDGNYFWAGATDRPIPGL from the coding sequence ATGGCTATTCAGTGGATCGGGAGCCCAAACAAAGACAAAGGACGTGAAGGATACAGGCCTGAGGCGATCGTCATTCACATCATGGAAGGCACGCTCAAGGGCACCGATGCCTGGTTTAAGAACGAAGAGTCTGGTGTGTCAGCCCACTACGGGATCGGGAAGCATGGCGAGGTTCATCAGTACGTCGGCGAAAGTGATACGGCTTGGCACGCGGGACGCATGGTTGCTCCGACGTGGCGGTTGTTGAAGCCCGATGTGAATCCGAATTGGTATACGATCGGCATTGAGCACGAAGGACGAGCGGATACGCCTTGGCCGGACGCGCTGTACGACGCCAGCGCTAGATTGATCGATGAAATCTGTCGACGGTGGTCAATCCCTTGTGATCGGGATCATATCATCGGTCATCGAGAGATTCGTTCCGACAAGACCTGCCCCGGATTCGAGGTCGATCTCGACCAGCTCATCGACATGGTCAAGGAGATCCAACAGGATTCGGCCACGTTCAACTTCGTCAAGAAACCCGGCCTTGTGAAGACCCGCGTCGATGTGAATATTCGCAGACAGGCAGCGACAACCACCGTTCCTGTTGTCCGCACGATCAAGCGGGGGAAGAAACTACCGTATCAAGGCTGGACCAGCAACGGACTGACCGTCAACGGCAATGCCCATTGGTATAAAGATTCTGATGGTAACTACTTCTGGGCCGGCGCGACGGATCGGCCGATTCCAGGTCTGTGA
- a CDS encoding hypothetical protein (conserved protein of unknown function) — translation MRYRAIQEHDRRYPIRLMCRALAVSPAGYYAWRGRPESRQAVANRTLLVTIRVLHQDSRQTYGSPSIWRALRKQGHRVGEHRVARLMRHNGLRAKTVKKWRATTYSSHGLPVAANTLDRQFRVPQPNQVWAGDITYVWTMEGWLYLAVLLDLYSRAVIGWAMGPRLTGDLTEQALRMALATRQPTAGLLHHSDRGSQYAAEAYQQLLTTHGITASMSRTGNCWDNACVESFFGTLKQELVYHRHYATRAEAKQDIFEYIEVFYNRTRRHSTLGYDSPAEYEARAAVA, via the coding sequence ATGAGATACCGCGCGATCCAGGAGCACGACCGTCGCTATCCGATCCGCCTCATGTGCCGAGCACTGGCGGTCTCCCCTGCGGGGTATTATGCGTGGCGCGGACGTCCTGAGAGTCGGCAGGCGGTCGCCAATCGGACGCTCCTGGTCACAATCCGCGTGCTCCATCAGGACAGTCGCCAGACCTACGGCAGTCCGAGTATTTGGCGGGCGCTCCGCAAACAGGGTCACCGGGTGGGAGAGCATCGCGTGGCGCGGCTAATGCGTCACAATGGCCTCCGGGCCAAGACCGTGAAGAAGTGGCGGGCTACCACATACTCGTCGCACGGCTTGCCCGTGGCGGCTAACACGCTTGACCGCCAGTTCAGGGTGCCCCAGCCCAACCAGGTCTGGGCAGGCGATATCACCTACGTCTGGACAATGGAGGGCTGGCTGTATCTGGCCGTGCTGCTGGATCTGTACTCGCGTGCCGTCATCGGCTGGGCGATGGGCCCGCGCTTGACCGGAGATTTAACCGAACAGGCCCTCCGCATGGCGCTCGCCACGCGGCAGCCCACAGCAGGACTCCTGCATCACTCCGATCGCGGGAGTCAATATGCGGCAGAGGCCTACCAGCAGTTGCTCACCACGCATGGCATCACAGCCAGTATGAGCCGCACCGGCAATTGCTGGGACAACGCCTGTGTCGAGAGCTTCTTCGGAACATTGAAGCAGGAACTCGTGTACCATCGGCACTATGCCACACGAGCGGAAGCGAAACAGGACATTTTCGAATACATCGAGGTGTTCTACAATCGGACGCGTCGGCACTCGACCCTCGGCTATGACTCCCCGGCCGAGTACGAAGCAAGGGCCGCAGTCGCGTAG
- a CDS encoding transposase, producing the protein MKLEGSMSTKTRRQYTEEFKTEAVRLVRDSARPVAHVARDLGIADHLLYRWRAEQQQAEERGRTRQDLRAEEAELARLRRENAVLKQERDFLKRAAAFFARESQ; encoded by the coding sequence ATGAAATTGGAGGGCAGCATGAGCACCAAGACCAGACGGCAGTATACGGAAGAGTTTAAGACAGAAGCAGTGCGGTTGGTCCGAGACTCGGCACGACCGGTTGCACACGTAGCCAGAGATCTGGGCATTGCCGACCATCTGCTCTACCGCTGGCGGGCGGAGCAGCAGCAGGCAGAGGAGCGTGGAAGGACGCGGCAGGACCTCCGAGCTGAGGAGGCCGAACTGGCCCGACTGCGGCGTGAAAATGCCGTCCTGAAGCAGGAGCGGGATTTTTTAAAACGTGCGGCGGCGTTCTTCGCGAGGGAGTCCCAATGA
- a CDS encoding hypothetical protein (DUF2442 domain-containing protein), whose product MKPIPHGKNISGVRVTNINKHGIWLITRDHELFISFKEFPWFQDTTVRKLMRVEQLTPTCLHWPDPGIDLAVESVRCFPLVSPTPHPTARSGRRSKIATITEPKSDLRTATRRTLPREPNTASPKIPHLHNPISHVKGEEGGTAHNT is encoded by the coding sequence ATGAAGCCTATCCCTCATGGCAAAAACATTTCTGGAGTTAGAGTCACAAACATCAATAAACACGGGATCTGGTTAATTACCAGAGACCACGAGCTTTTTATTTCTTTCAAAGAATTCCCGTGGTTTCAAGACACCACCGTGCGGAAGCTCATGAGGGTGGAGCAGCTCACGCCCACCTGTCTGCATTGGCCCGATCCCGGTATTGATCTTGCTGTCGAATCCGTCCGATGCTTCCCACTCGTATCACCAACGCCCCACCCAACAGCACGTTCTGGCCGACGATCGAAAATAGCGACCATTACAGAACCGAAAAGCGATCTGCGTACAGCTACCCGCAGAACCTTACCCAGAGAACCAAATACGGCCTCTCCAAAGATTCCACACCTACATAACCCCATCAGTCATGTCAAAGGCGAAGAAGGAGGCACGGCTCATAATACGTGA